CAAGCCGGGCACGCGCAAACTTCTCATGCAGCTCGGCCACCGCCGTGGCTTTCTCTTCCTTTTTCATGCTCCTCTCCTCACCTCAACCGTCCGCTCAACTCCACTGCTTGCTGATTGCTGCAACATCCAACTTCACGCCGGGCCCCATCGTACTGGAGATCGTCGCGCTCTTCAGATAACGTCCCTTGCACGAGGCCGGCTTGGCCTTCATCACAGCCTCCAGGATCGTGTGGGCATTTTCATAGAGCCGCTGTTCGTCGAAGGACACCTTGCCGACCGGCACTTGCACGATGCCCGCTTTCTCGACCTTGTATTCCACCCGGCCCTTACGGATCTCCGCAACTGCCCTTCCCACTTCAAACGTGACCGTGCCGGTTTTTGGGTTGGGCATCAGTCCTCGTGGCCCCAACACCTTGCCGAGCTTCCCGACCGAGCCCATTAAGTCGGGGGTTGAGATGGCTTGGTCAAAATCCATCCAGCCACCCTTGATCTTTTCCATCAAATCGTCGGATCCGACATAATCGGCTCCGGCCGCCCTCGCCTCCTGCTCTTTCTCGCCCTTTGCAAACACCAACACCCGGACCTTCTTGCCGGTGCCGTGGGGCAACACGGAAGTGCCGCGCACCATCTGGTCGGACCGTTTGGGGTCAACTCCCAACCGCAACGCCAGGTCCACGGACTCGTCGAACTTGGCGAAGGCCGACTGCTTGACGACGCCGACAGCCTCCTTGAGCCCATAGACGCGCGGCTCCACCTTGGCTGCTGCTGCTGTCATTTTCTTGCCCATGCTCCGCTCCTTACTCGGTCCTCGTAAAGGCCCACTGCGTCCGCCTAGCCCTGGACGGTGATCCCCATGCTGCGCGCCGTGCCCTCGATGATCTTCATCGCCCCATCCACATCGGCGGCATTCAGATCCGCCATTTTCTTGGTGGCGATGTCCTTGAGCTGCGCCTTGGAAATTTTACCCACCTTGTCCTTGTGCGGCACGCCGGAGCCCTTGATGATGCCAGAGGCTTTTTTCAACAGGTCGGATGCCGGCGGCGTCCGGGTAACGAACGTAAAGGTCCGGTCCTTGTAGACCGTGATCACAACCGGGAT
This DNA window, taken from Nitrospirota bacterium, encodes the following:
- a CDS encoding 50S ribosomal protein L1: MGKKMTAAAAKVEPRVYGLKEAVGVVKQSAFAKFDESVDLALRLGVDPKRSDQMVRGTSVLPHGTGKKVRVLVFAKGEKEQEARAAGADYVGSDDLMEKIKGGWMDFDQAISTPDLMGSVGKLGKVLGPRGLMPNPKTGTVTFEVGRAVAEIRKGRVEYKVEKAGIVQVPVGKVSFDEQRLYENAHTILEAVMKAKPASCKGRYLKSATISSTMGPGVKLDVAAISKQWS
- the rplK gene encoding 50S ribosomal protein L11, which produces MAKEITGQIKLQIPAGKANPAPPVGPSLGQHGVNIMEFCKQFNARTQKDGDSIIPVVITVYKDRTFTFVTRTPPASDLLKKASGIIKGSGVPHKDKVGKISKAQLKDIATKKMADLNAADVDGAMKIIEGTARSMGITVQG